A section of the Scomber scombrus chromosome 24, fScoSco1.1, whole genome shotgun sequence genome encodes:
- the LOC133976376 gene encoding small integral membrane protein 11-like: MINWKALDNVPILLYILALKTLLLCLGFAGVKIYQSKKADEALKKQREEKRKLAQRTQELLDNLKED, from the exons ATGATCAACTGGAAG GCTTTGGACAATGTCCCTATCCTCTTGTACATCTTGGCCCTGAAGACACTGTTGCTGTGTTTGGGGTTCGCCGGGGTGAAGATCTACCAGAGTAAGAAAGCAGACGAGGCCCTGAAGAAGCAGcgggaagagaagaggaagctgGCCCAGCGGACGCAGGAGCTCCTCGACAACTTGAAGGAAGactga
- the LOC133976378 gene encoding dTDP-D-glucose 4,6-dehydratase-like: MDFNRTVLVTGGSGFIGSHLVCSLVNRHPDWRIINLDNLDYCCSPRSLESVEDRANYTFIRGDVCNSRLVNHIFNTENIDVIFHLAAKTHVEASFETPSTFQRVNIDGTKVLLGAAHQAQHQPQRFIYVSTDEVYGASLDEVFDESSPVRPSNPYSATKAAAEYLVRSYWDKYKFPIIITRSNNIYGPRQYTEKVIPRFLTLLQMNKKCTIQGTLPKSRHFLFVDDAVNAFLLVLKKGVVGEIYNVGTNCEIPIIQLARELIKMVKNVPDSELNDWLEFVPDRPRVDLRYPVRCEKLQQLGWRAEVSWAEGIRQTVEWYQDNPHFWSDATEDQGPIRNKFENAANKCATSA; this comes from the exons ATGGACTTCAACAGGACTGTTCTGGTGACTGGAGGCTCTGGATTCAT CGGCTCCCATCTTGTGTGCTCATTGGTCAACAGACACCCCGACTGGAGGATTATCAATCTGGATAAT TTGGATTACTGCTGCAGCCCCAGGAGTCTGGAGAGCGTTGAAGACAGAGCGAACTACACCTTTATCAGG GGGGATGTGTGCAACTCTCGGCTGGTAAACCACATCTTCAATACAGAAAACATCGATGTGATTTTCCACCTGGCAGCTAAAACACACGTCG AGGCATCGTTCGAAACTCCGTCTACTTTCCAGCGGGTTAACATCGATGGAACCAAAGTTTTGCTGGGAGCCGCACATCAGGCCCAACACCAGCCACAACGCTTCATCTACGTCAGCACTGATGAAGTGTACGGAGCAAGTCTGGATGAG GTGTTTGATGAGAGCAGTCCAGTGAGGCCGTCCAACCCGTACTCTGCTACTAAAGCAGCTGCAGAGTACCTGGTCAGATCCTACTGGGACAAATATAAg TTTCCCATCATCATTACAAGGAGCAACAACATTTACGGGCCCAGGCAGTACACTGAGAAG GTCATTCCAAGGTTTCTCACCCTTTTGCAAATGAACAAGAAATG taCCATCCAGGGAACCCTCCCTAAATCCCGCCATTTCTTGTTTGTCGATGACGCCGTCAACGCCTTCCTGCTGGTTCTGAAGAAAGGGGTTGTGGGAGAAATCTACAATGTGGGCACAAACTGTGAGATTCCCATCATTCAGCTGGCCAGGGAACTTATTAAGATG GTCAAGAATGTGCCAGACTCTGAATTAAATGATTGGCTTGAGTTTGTACCTGACAG GCCGCGGGTTGACCTCCGCTACCCCGTCAGATGTGAGAAACTGCAGCAGCTGGGCTGGAGAGCTGAAGTGTCCTGGGCTGAAGGCATCAGACAGACTG TCGAATGGTACCAAGACAACCCACACTTCTGGTCAGACGCAACTGAGGACCAAGGACCAATCAGaaacaagtttgaaaatgcTGCCAACAAATGCGCGACGTCAGCGTAG
- the gpr180 gene encoding integral membrane protein GPR180: MSHVIATLIAAILLSSHAFGKTVKGLFNTEVARQQSGQFITKFMYQGDDSLFVCRLDNPALAAEKESRLLLYQDMDPDLDNLSCSDRFTRARFIISLTQEEHNQTIPHQSSPKVWQALYADRYTCQEGGVIPSHADLSFTVLLFNPDSAGNPLDHFSAEEAGLHSFYFLLLLAYFIACCIYIQPLYQALRKGGPMHTVLKVLTTALALQGCSALCNYIHLARYSRDGVGIPLMGSMAEFWDMVSQVSMLYTLLSLCMGWTLSRGRKPQSRPLQWEQSPASTAVAVGGVVTQGVLLLWEQYSESENDHHSYHAQQSLAGLLLIALRVGLALLLASVLYQIISTERSTLKKDFYLCFAKGCFLWFLCHPVLVLMSFVFSDHQKEKVVTIGVVLCQSISMVILYQLFLSRSLYWEVSSLSSVSLPLTMSRTNHRGRY; encoded by the exons ATGTCTCATGTTATAGCCACACTTATAGCTGCAATACTGCTCAGTTCACACGCTTTCGGGAAGACTGTGAAGGGACTTTTCAACACCGAAGTGGCGAGACAGCAAAGCGGCCAGTTCATCACTAAATTCATGTACCAAG gTGATGACAGTTTGTTCGTCTGCCGGCTCGATAACCCCGCTCTGGCTGCAGAGAAGGAGTCCAGATTGCTGCTGTATCAGGACATGGACCCAGACCTGGACAACCTCAGCTGCTCTGACAGATTCACTCGAGCCCGGTTCATCA TTTCTCTCACTCAAGAAGAACACAACCAGACGATCCCTCATCAATCCTCCCCTAAAGTCTGGCAGGCCCTGTATGCTGACAGATACACATGTCAG GAAGGCGGAGTGATTCCTTCTCATGCTGATCTCAGTTTTACTGTCCTGCTGTTCAACCCCGACTCAGCAGGAAACCCTCTGGATCACTTCAGTGCAGAGGAGGCAG GTCTTCATAGTTTCtacttcctcctgctgctggcCTACTTCATCGCCTGCTGTATCTACATCCAGCCTCTGTACCAGGCTCTGAGGAAAGGAGGTCCCATGCACACTGTCCTCAAAGTGTTGACCACAGCGCTGGCATTACAGGGCTGCTCCGCTCTCTGCAACTACATCCACTTGGCCAG GTACTCCAGAGATGGTGTTGGTATTCCTCTGATGGGCAGTATGGCAGAGT TCTGGGATATGGTGTCCCAGGTGTCCATGCTGTACACGTTACTGAGCCTGTGTATGGGCTGGACTCTGAGTCGAGGCCGGAAGCCTCAGTCAAGACCTCTGCAGTGGGAACAGTCTCCGGCTTCCACGGCCGTCGCTGTCGGTGGAGTCGTCACACAG ggtgtgctgctgctgtgggaGCAATATTCAGAATCAGAGAATGACCATCACAGCTACCACGCCCAGCAGAGTCTGGCAGGCCTCCTCCTCATAGCTCTGAGGGTGGGCCTGGCCCTCCTGCTGGCCTCCGTCCTCTACCAGATCATCTCCACTGAGAGGAGCACCCTGAAGAAAGACTTCTACCTCTGCTTCGCCAAG GGATGCTTCTTGTGGTTCCTCTGTCATCCTGTCCTCGTCCTCATGTCCTTTGTGTTCAGTGATCACCAGAAGGAAAAG GTGGTAACTATCGGCGTGGTCCTCTGCCAGTCCATCTCCATGGTGATCCTCTACCAGCTCTTCCTGTCTCGCTCTCTCTACTGGGaagtctcctctctctcctccgtGTCGCTGCCACTCACCATGTCCAGGACTAACCacagggggcgctactga